TCCTTCCTTATCCCTGTTACACCAAGCAAGGATACATAATAGATAAACCCTGATGACTCTTCGCAGGTCATCTTTATCCTTTTTTCTGTGCTGGTTGGGGCAAGGAGATAAATCAAACAAATGCCATTTTTTAATAACAATTTCTTAAGACCCTGCCCCTCCTCGGGTGGAAGGTCTGGAACAATTAGGCCATCTATTCCTGCTATCTTTGCATCCTGTGCAAAATTAGAAAGCCCATATTTATAGATAGGGTTATAATAGCTTAAAAAAACTATGGGAATTTCTGTTTTTTTTCTTAAATTTCCCACAAAAGAGATTGCCTTTCTTAATGACATCCCCTGTTTTAATGCCCGATTACAGGCTTCCTGGATAACAGGCCCATCTGCAATAGGGTCGGAAAATGGAATACCAAGCTCGATAATACCTGCACCTGCTTTTTCTAATGCCAAAATAAGGCTTTCTGTTTTTTCCAAAGATGGGTCGCCGCAGGTAATATATGGAATAAGAATTGGTCTTTTTCTTTCCATAAAAGCCTTATCTATCCTATTTTCCATCATGACCCTTTGACTCCTGACTCTCGGACTCTTTTTGCGACCTCCTCCACATCCTTGTCCCCCCTTCCCGAAAGATTGACAACAATAATTTTATCTTTGGAAAGAGAGGGAGCAAATTTTGCACAGTAAGCAATGGCATGAGCTGCTTCTAATGCGGGAATTATTCCCTCTGTATGAGATAAAAGGAAAAATCCATCCAAAGCCTCTTTGTCATTTATAACAACATATTCTGCCCTATTTTTTTCTTTATAAAAGCTATGCTCAGGCCCTACCCCTGGATAATCAAGGCCAGCGGCAATTGAATGTGTCTCTTTAATTTGGCCATCTTTATCTTGAAGAAGGTATGAAAGACATCCATGTAATACACCCCTTTCACCCTTGCACAAAGATGCTGCACCAATTGCCTCAACACCAATAAATTTAACATCGCTGTTATAAAATGGATAAAATATACCAATTGCATTAGAGCCTCCACCCACGCAGGCAATAATGTAATCTGGAAGCCTTCCTTCTTGTTTTAAAATCTGCTTTTTTGCCTCAATTCCAATTATAGATTGAAAATCCCTAACCATCATCGGATAGGGATGGGGGCCTACCACAGAGCCAAGCACATAGTATGTTGTCTTAACATTAGTAACCCAATCCCTCAATGCCTCATTTATCGCATCCTTTAAGGTTTTTGAGCCACCTGCCACAGGATTTACCTTTGC
This genomic window from bacterium contains:
- the trpA gene encoding tryptophan synthase subunit alpha, giving the protein MENRIDKAFMERKRPILIPYITCGDPSLEKTESLILALEKAGAGIIELGIPFSDPIADGPVIQEACNRALKQGMSLRKAISFVGNLRKKTEIPIVFLSYYNPIYKYGLSNFAQDAKIAGIDGLIVPDLPPEEGQGLKKLLLKNGICLIYLLAPTSTEKRIKMTCEESSGFIYYVSLLGVTGIRKDISETLKEEILRIKRSSNKPICVGFGISEPSHAKEIKDLADGIIIGSKIVSLIAKNPDSPDKAVIPFVSSVLRAIKNN
- a CDS encoding pyridoxal-phosphate dependent enzyme, with amino-acid sequence AKVNPVAGGSKTLKDAINEALRDWVTNVKTTYYVLGSVVGPHPYPMMVRDFQSIIGIEAKKQILKQEGRLPDYIIACVGGGSNAIGIFYPFYNSDVKFIGVEAIGAASLCKGERGVLHGCLSYLLQDKDGQIKETHSIAAGLDYPGVGPEHSFYKEKNRAEYVVINDKEALDGFFLLSHTEGIIPALEAAHAIAYCAKFAPSLSKDKIIVVNLSGRGDKDVEEVAKRVRESGVKGS